A window from Littorina saxatilis isolate snail1 linkage group LG9, US_GU_Lsax_2.0, whole genome shotgun sequence encodes these proteins:
- the LOC138976470 gene encoding 18S rRNA (guanine-N(7))-methyltransferase-like isoform X2 yields MAARDRPEHQAPPEIFYNETEARKYTSNSRMIEIQEKLSQRAIELLALPEDTPCYILDIGCGSGLSGECLTDNGHVWVGLDISPHMLEVAREREVEGDLVHGDIGYGMPFRPGSFDGAISISALQWLCNADKKYHKPHKRLYTFFSTLYACLVELITSQSMRAGFTGGLVVDFPNSAKAKKMFLCLFAGGGHQQLPQGLGTESDSDVKNQAGNSARQRWKDKKSAKFSRDWILEKKEKRRKQGRDVPTDSKYTARKRKTLASRR; encoded by the exons TTTTACAATGAAACTGAAGCAAGAAAATACACATCTAA CTCTCGTATGATTGAAATTCAAGAGAAGCTGTCCCAAAGAGCTATAGAGTTGCTTGCGCTTCCAGAAGATACACCATGCTATATTCTGGACATTGG CTGTGGTTCTGGCCTGAGTGGAGAGTGTCTGACGGACAACGGCCATGTCTGGGTGGGACTGGACATCAGTCCTCACATGTTGG aGGTGGCCAGAGAACGAGAGGTTGAGGGAGACTTGGTTCACGGTGACATCGGGTATGGAATGCCCTTCAGACCCGGCTCCTTTGATGGAGCCATCAG TATTTCCGCCTTGCAGTGGTTATGCAATGCTGACAAAAAGTACCACAAACCTCACAAGCGCCTCTACACATTCTTCTCGACTCTTTATGCATGTCTG GTAGAGCTCATCACGTCACAGTCCATGCGAGCAGGGTTCACTGGAGGCTTGGTTGTGGACTTCCCCAACAGCGCAAAGGCTAAAAA GATGTTCCTGTGTCTGTTTGCTGGAGGAGGCCATCAGCAGTTGCCACAGGGGCTTGGAACAGAATCTGACTCGGACGTCAAGAACCAGGCAGGAAACTCCGCAAG GCAACGGTGGAAGGACAAGAAGTCGGCCAAGTTCAGCAGAGACTGGATCCTGGAGAAGAAAGAGAAACGCAggaagcaagggag GGATGTTCCAACGGACTCAAAATACACAGCCAGAAAGAGGAAAACGCTGGCATCAAGAAGATGA
- the LOC138976470 gene encoding 18S rRNA (guanine-N(7))-methyltransferase-like isoform X1, giving the protein MAARDRPEHQAPPEIFYNETEARKYTSNSRMIEIQEKLSQRAIELLALPEDTPCYILDIGCGSGLSGECLTDNGHVWVGLDISPHMLEVAREREVEGDLVHGDIGYGMPFRPGSFDGAISISALQWLCNADKKYHKPHKRLYTFFSTLYACLSRGARAVFQFYPENSAQVELITSQSMRAGFTGGLVVDFPNSAKAKKMFLCLFAGGGHQQLPQGLGTESDSDVKNQAGNSARQRWKDKKSAKFSRDWILEKKEKRRKQGRDVPTDSKYTARKRKTLASRR; this is encoded by the exons TTTTACAATGAAACTGAAGCAAGAAAATACACATCTAA CTCTCGTATGATTGAAATTCAAGAGAAGCTGTCCCAAAGAGCTATAGAGTTGCTTGCGCTTCCAGAAGATACACCATGCTATATTCTGGACATTGG CTGTGGTTCTGGCCTGAGTGGAGAGTGTCTGACGGACAACGGCCATGTCTGGGTGGGACTGGACATCAGTCCTCACATGTTGG aGGTGGCCAGAGAACGAGAGGTTGAGGGAGACTTGGTTCACGGTGACATCGGGTATGGAATGCCCTTCAGACCCGGCTCCTTTGATGGAGCCATCAG TATTTCCGCCTTGCAGTGGTTATGCAATGCTGACAAAAAGTACCACAAACCTCACAAGCGCCTCTACACATTCTTCTCGACTCTTTATGCATGTCTG AGCAGAGGTGCCCGAGCAGTGTTCCAGTTTTACCCAGAAAACAGCGCACAG GTAGAGCTCATCACGTCACAGTCCATGCGAGCAGGGTTCACTGGAGGCTTGGTTGTGGACTTCCCCAACAGCGCAAAGGCTAAAAA GATGTTCCTGTGTCTGTTTGCTGGAGGAGGCCATCAGCAGTTGCCACAGGGGCTTGGAACAGAATCTGACTCGGACGTCAAGAACCAGGCAGGAAACTCCGCAAG GCAACGGTGGAAGGACAAGAAGTCGGCCAAGTTCAGCAGAGACTGGATCCTGGAGAAGAAAGAGAAACGCAggaagcaagggag GGATGTTCCAACGGACTCAAAATACACAGCCAGAAAGAGGAAAACGCTGGCATCAAGAAGATGA